One Microcoleus sp. AS-A8 DNA window includes the following coding sequences:
- a CDS encoding caspase family protein, with the protein MVKVALLIGVGEYGSGLHPLPDAVKDVEAVQQVLQPLTMGGFDEVKHLSNPNPPVMREALETLFSGRTQDDVVLLFFSGHIVWDDSGKLYLATAITPKSPRAELIRVSAIPISFVHDLISHSPCQHHIVILDCCLNLVSAPETATLEEQTLEIKSLLGGNRQSILACFTPIQEISEPRDYPHSIYTRYLVEGIKTGAADLNHEGSISVRELHEYATQRTQIAAPLLKPEFYSTEGGEKMVLFKAPLDDPNLKYRRAVNSWVSEGKIALTGRSSLDKLAQSLRLTSQECSVIEAEVLKPDHEYQEKLQQYKRELAKVISYDYPLATPERKHLKIVQQCLGLRQQDVAPIEEQMSSRLARLHEAEDEVDKLTPAHSDSQPTLASSGQKTVLQHSTRLVAVEPTPAMPEAEDEAEPLTPAHSDTQPTLASSGQKTVLQHSTRLVAVEPTPVMPEAEDEVDKLTPAHSDSQPTLASSGQKTVLQHSTRLVAVEPTPVMPEAEDEAEPLTPAHSDTQPTLASSGQKTVLQHSTRLVAVEPTPPTPAGNLSSNSAESATNSPSASPFPNKFLLPLAIAGVLITVALAIGISSRNPVTSPANQVDRASSSAGSSSDSAPTGKNSQPNTNPTPSPSPKSQDCMIFVNGNLRSHPVSLESEVIESFKGALPVTDKRTDQGWIQVKLSSGKLAWAHPDVISSASEREMEACLATKRNRN; encoded by the coding sequence ATGGTCAAGGTAGCACTCCTGATTGGGGTCGGTGAGTATGGGTCTGGTTTACACCCACTCCCTGACGCAGTGAAAGATGTCGAGGCGGTGCAGCAAGTTTTGCAGCCTTTAACAATGGGCGGTTTTGACGAAGTGAAACACCTGTCAAATCCTAATCCCCCCGTGATGCGAGAGGCTCTAGAAACCTTGTTTTCAGGCCGTACTCAAGATGACGTAGTACTGCTATTTTTTTCCGGTCATATTGTTTGGGATGATAGCGGTAAGCTTTACTTGGCAACAGCCATCACTCCCAAAAGTCCTCGAGCGGAACTGATTAGAGTCAGCGCTATTCCTATCAGTTTTGTGCATGACTTGATCAGCCATAGCCCTTGTCAACACCATATCGTCATCCTAGATTGTTGTTTGAACTTGGTATCTGCCCCAGAAACGGCAACCCTTGAGGAGCAGACGCTAGAGATCAAATCTTTATTGGGTGGTAACAGACAATCCATTCTCGCCTGTTTCACTCCGATTCAGGAGATCTCGGAGCCGAGAGACTATCCCCACTCCATCTATACACGTTACTTAGTCGAGGGAATTAAAACAGGAGCCGCAGATCTCAATCATGAAGGCTCGATTTCAGTGCGTGAGTTACATGAGTACGCTACCCAAAGAACTCAAATCGCAGCTCCCCTCCTGAAACCAGAGTTTTATTCCACTGAAGGTGGAGAGAAGATGGTACTGTTCAAAGCACCCCTTGATGACCCGAATCTCAAGTACCGCAGAGCCGTAAATAGTTGGGTTAGTGAGGGAAAAATTGCTCTCACGGGTCGCTCTAGCTTGGATAAACTGGCTCAGAGTTTACGCCTTACTTCTCAAGAGTGTAGCGTTATCGAAGCTGAAGTCCTCAAACCTGATCACGAGTACCAAGAAAAGTTGCAGCAATATAAGCGGGAGTTGGCGAAAGTGATTAGCTATGACTACCCCTTGGCAACTCCAGAGCGCAAACATTTAAAGATTGTTCAACAGTGTTTAGGGCTTAGACAGCAAGATGTCGCGCCAATTGAAGAGCAAATGAGTTCGAGGCTAGCCCGTCTCCACGAAGCTGAAGATGAGGTGGATAAGTTAACTCCCGCCCATAGCGACAGCCAGCCCACGCTGGCATCTTCCGGACAGAAGACGGTGCTGCAACACTCCACTCGTCTTGTTGCTGTAGAACCCACTCCCGCAATGCCTGAAGCTGAAGATGAGGCGGAGCCATTAACTCCAGCCCATAGCGACACTCAGCCCACGCTGGCATCTTCCGGACAGAAGACGGTGCTGCAACACTCCACTCGTCTTGTTGCTGTAGAACCCACTCCCGTAATGCCTGAAGCTGAAGATGAGGTGGATAAGTTAACTCCAGCCCATAGCGACAGCCAGCCCACGCTGGCATCTTCCGGACAGAAGACGGTGCTGCAACACTCCACTCGTCTTGTTGCTGTAGAACCCACTCCCGTAATGCCTGAAGCTGAAGATGAGGCGGAGCCGTTAACTCCCGCCCATAGCGACACTCAGCCCACGCTGGCATCTTCCGGACAGAAGACGGTGCTGCAACACTCCACTCGTCTTGTTGCTGTAGAACCCACTCCCCCAACGCCTGCCGGAAATTTATCATCAAATTCAGCAGAGTCAGCCACTAACTCTCCCTCTGCCTCTCCTTTTCCTAATAAATTCCTGCTTCCCCTGGCAATTGCAGGGGTTTTAATTACCGTCGCTTTAGCCATTGGTATCTCCAGCCGCAATCCAGTAACATCTCCTGCTAATCAGGTAGATAGAGCCTCTTCATCGGCTGGCTCTTCCTCTGATTCAGCTCCAACCGGGAAAAATTCTCAGCCAAACACGAATCCGACGCCTTCTCCATCGCCAAAAAGCCAAGATTGCATGATATTTGTGAATGGCAATCTCCGCTCTCATCCGGTTTCACTTGAGAGTGAGGTGATTGAATCCTTCAAGGGAGCCCTGCCCGTAACGGACAAGCGAACTGATCAGGGCTGGATACAAGTGAAACTTTCCAGTGGCAAATTAGCTTGGGCGCACCCAGATGTTATATCCAGCGCCAGCGAGAGAGAAATGGAGGCTTGCCTTGCTACAAAGAGGAATAGGAATTAA
- a CDS encoding pyridoxamine 5'-phosphate oxidase family protein produces the protein MMAKFYTAIPASLQDFIKEQKIFFTATAPEQGRINLSPKGIDTFRCIDHQTVAYLDLTGSGNETAAHLIENGRITIMFCSFSEQPMILRLYGQGRVIHPRDQEWQTVSPLFDSLPGKRQIIMINVELVQTSCGYGVPIYEFQEERQKIIDWATKKGEQGIKEYWEAKNLKSIDGLPTQLLDD, from the coding sequence ATGATGGCTAAATTTTACACCGCAATTCCTGCTTCCTTACAAGATTTTATTAAAGAGCAAAAAATATTTTTCACCGCAACCGCCCCTGAGCAAGGTCGCATTAACTTATCCCCCAAAGGAATCGATACCTTCCGCTGCATTGATCATCAGACAGTCGCTTATCTGGACTTGACTGGTAGTGGTAATGAAACGGCTGCTCACTTAATTGAAAATGGTCGCATCACGATTATGTTTTGTAGCTTTTCAGAGCAGCCCATGATTTTACGCCTTTATGGTCAAGGTAGGGTAATTCATCCCAGAGATCAGGAATGGCAAACCGTCTCACCCCTATTTGATTCTTTACCTGGAAAGCGTCAAATTATTATGATTAACGTTGAATTGGTACAAACGTCTTGTGGTTACGGCGTGCCAATTTATGAATTTCAAGAAGAACGCCAGAAGATTATCGACTGGGCAACTAAAAAAGGAGAACAGGGGATTAAAGAATATTGGGAAGCAAAAAATCTGAAAAGTATTGATGGTTTGCCAACACAACTCTTGGACGATTGA
- a CDS encoding CTP synthase: protein MTKFVFVTGGVVSSIGKGIVAASLGRLLKSRDYSVSILKLDPYINVDPGTMSPFQHGEVFVTADGAETDLDLGHYERFTDTLMSRLNSVTTGSIYQAVINKERRGDYKGGTVQVIPHITNEIKERIHRVAKNTNPDVVITEIGGTVGDIESLPFLEAIRQFRKDVGRNNVLYMHVTLLPWIPAAGEMKTKPTQHSVKELRSIGIQPDMLVCRCDRPLQPGLKEKLSEFCDVPVASVITSQDASSIYEVPLNLEREGLAHQALELLQMQQREPDLSQWQTIIERLYCPTHEIEIALVGKYIRLNDAYLSVVEALRHAAIAMGSELNVRWVNSEDIEAYGAEHFLAGVNGILVPGGFGCRGVEGKIAAIRYARENKIPFLGLCLGMQCAVIEWAQNVAKLEDANSAEFAPHAPNPVINLLPEQQDVVDLGGTMRLGLYPCRLTPHTLALMLYKEEVIYERHRHRYEFNNAYRNLFLDTGYAISGTSPDGRLVEMIELPEHPFFIATQFHPEFSSRPSAPHPLFQGFVQASGRAAHGEAPIAAPSVTSSEPSPAEVSSPLSTVTPS from the coding sequence ATGACTAAGTTTGTCTTTGTCACCGGCGGTGTCGTCTCTAGCATCGGCAAGGGAATTGTCGCGGCTAGCTTAGGGCGTCTGCTAAAATCTCGTGACTATTCTGTCTCGATTCTCAAGTTAGACCCATATATTAACGTCGATCCGGGCACAATGAGTCCTTTTCAACACGGAGAGGTGTTTGTGACGGCTGATGGGGCTGAGACGGATTTGGACTTGGGGCACTATGAACGGTTTACGGATACCTTGATGTCGCGCCTCAACAGCGTCACCACAGGCTCGATTTATCAGGCGGTGATTAATAAAGAGCGTCGGGGGGATTATAAAGGGGGTACCGTGCAAGTCATTCCCCATATTACTAATGAAATTAAAGAGCGCATCCACCGAGTTGCCAAAAATACGAATCCGGATGTGGTAATTACGGAAATTGGCGGGACGGTGGGTGATATTGAGTCGCTGCCGTTTTTAGAGGCGATTCGTCAGTTCCGTAAGGATGTGGGGCGGAATAATGTGCTGTATATGCATGTGACTTTGTTGCCCTGGATTCCGGCAGCCGGTGAGATGAAAACCAAGCCGACTCAGCACTCGGTGAAGGAATTGCGTTCTATAGGCATTCAACCGGATATGTTGGTTTGCCGATGCGATCGCCCTTTACAGCCTGGGTTAAAAGAGAAACTCTCGGAATTTTGTGATGTCCCTGTAGCGTCAGTGATTACGTCTCAGGATGCCAGCAGTATCTACGAAGTGCCGCTTAACTTAGAGCGAGAAGGATTAGCCCATCAAGCGCTGGAACTGTTGCAAATGCAACAGCGCGAACCCGACTTAAGCCAATGGCAGACGATCATTGAGCGCTTGTATTGCCCCACCCACGAGATTGAAATTGCTCTAGTCGGGAAGTATATCCGGCTCAATGATGCCTATCTCTCTGTCGTGGAAGCGCTGCGTCATGCCGCGATCGCCATGGGAAGTGAGCTCAACGTGCGCTGGGTGAACTCGGAAGATATTGAAGCTTATGGTGCAGAACACTTCCTCGCGGGTGTGAACGGCATTCTGGTGCCAGGGGGTTTTGGCTGTCGCGGTGTTGAGGGCAAGATTGCCGCGATTCGATACGCCCGTGAAAATAAGATTCCTTTCTTAGGCTTATGTCTGGGAATGCAGTGTGCTGTAATCGAATGGGCACAGAACGTTGCCAAACTAGAGGATGCCAATAGTGCCGAGTTTGCCCCTCACGCTCCCAATCCAGTGATTAATCTGTTGCCGGAACAACAGGATGTTGTAGATTTGGGAGGCACCATGCGGTTAGGATTGTATCCTTGCCGCCTGACTCCCCATACTCTGGCGTTGATGTTGTACAAAGAAGAGGTCATTTACGAACGCCATCGGCACCGTTATGAATTTAATAATGCTTACCGCAACCTGTTTTTGGATACAGGCTATGCGATTAGTGGAACATCTCCAGATGGTCGTCTGGTAGAAATGATTGAACTCCCTGAACATCCTTTCTTTATTGCCACTCAATTTCACCCAGAGTTTAGTTCTCGTCCGAGTGCACCTCATCCGTTGTTTCAAGGGTTTGTCCAAGCTTCTGGACGCGCCGCCCATGGCGAAGCACCAATCGCAGCGCCCAGCGTTACCTCAAGTGAGCCATCTCCCGCCGAGGTATCCTCACCCCTGTCTACTGTGACACCGAGTTGA
- a CDS encoding S-layer homology domain-containing protein yields the protein MSKLSPPDPPPLKLDNCITVFVAFTAINGLLYAWAANKQNDLLSLKKLGVSPPSPQPKSAPEGVAISKPTTTAPESSPLPLREPLSTDAPETSSALSRSRLSQQGPKPESTASDLDTNRSKPKPAAPSPTSVVEFSDVPDSSWASRFIKSLNQRQMIAGLPDGSFRPNKFATRGEFATLLQKVLNKENRQTAIKFKDLPADYWAEDAIKEVSQTGLLKGYPAQDFRPDQPITRAEVLVALATALKLKTPSVPVKSLQAFQDSDQVLNYALAKVAAAKEAGLVAGYPKDKILIPNKPATRAEMAAMVYQALAISGNGEKIASR from the coding sequence ATGTCTAAGCTTTCTCCTCCTGATCCACCTCCTCTAAAGTTGGATAATTGCATTACAGTTTTTGTGGCTTTTACGGCGATCAATGGCTTGTTATATGCTTGGGCAGCGAATAAACAAAATGACCTACTCAGCCTGAAAAAATTAGGAGTTTCACCACCTTCACCACAACCCAAGTCTGCGCCAGAGGGAGTAGCGATATCAAAACCAACCACTACTGCTCCTGAATCGTCTCCCCTGCCATTGAGGGAACCTCTAAGCACTGATGCTCCTGAGACCTCATCGGCTCTAAGCCGTAGCCGTTTAAGCCAACAGGGACCTAAGCCTGAATCGACAGCGTCGGATCTAGATACTAATCGCTCAAAACCAAAACCCGCTGCTCCTAGCCCAACATCTGTTGTGGAATTTTCTGATGTCCCCGATAGCTCTTGGGCGAGTCGTTTTATTAAATCGCTCAATCAGCGTCAGATGATTGCAGGCTTGCCGGATGGCAGTTTTCGACCGAATAAGTTTGCGACACGGGGAGAATTCGCTACCCTGCTACAAAAAGTATTGAATAAGGAAAATAGACAAACTGCAATAAAGTTTAAGGACTTACCAGCTGATTACTGGGCTGAGGATGCGATTAAAGAAGTTTCCCAAACGGGTCTTTTAAAAGGATATCCAGCCCAAGATTTCCGCCCGGATCAACCGATTACTCGTGCGGAAGTTTTGGTGGCTCTTGCTACAGCCTTGAAGCTTAAAACCCCATCAGTACCCGTCAAATCGTTACAAGCTTTTCAAGATAGCGACCAAGTTCTGAATTATGCCCTGGCTAAAGTAGCAGCGGCAAAAGAAGCGGGTCTGGTTGCTGGCTACCCTAAAGATAAAATATTGATACCCAATAAACCGGCGACTCGTGCTGAGATGGCTGCGATGGTTTATCAAGCCTTAGCGATTTCAGGAAATGGAGAAAAAATCGCCTCTCGGTAG
- a CDS encoding N-acetylmuramoyl-L-alanine amidase — translation MRYVLGLALLGTVIASPVWAEQPLSVVYPPPNHKTTADRIFFIGTAPPSGEVLVNGKAIARSSAGHFAPSFPLQLGENQFTLRHKNQQVQINVTRTSTQATLPTGLEFAKDSLTPAVDISTMPGELVCFGAVAPANSTVSVKLANQTIPLLAQSPEVELPPNSAALTQANQPTPAGGGVGKYQGCATAEAPAELGTPQFQLTLNGQTISQTGAGKISILSPAKLEVAEVIADAGVARTGPSTDHSRLTPLPKGTRATVSGREGEWVRLDYGAWIKASEVRVVPGAVPVRSLIRSIRSRQLEGATEIYFPLQAPVPMSVQQGSSTLTLNLYNTTAQTDIIRLNDDPLISRLDWQQTAPGQVQYTFNLKSSQQWGYSLRYEGTTLVLSLRHPPKVSSGRKPLTGVKILLDPGHGGAESGALGPTRYPEKAVNLAVSKLLQQELVARGATVYMTREEDKDVSLQDRVAMIDKLKPAIAISVHYNSLPDNGDAEKTQGIGTFWYNTQAHSLAVFLHNYLVKKLERPSYGVFWDNLALTRPATTPSVLLELGFMSSPVEFEWVTNPKEQPKLARAIADGITEWFFSRK, via the coding sequence ATGAGATACGTTTTGGGATTGGCTCTGCTAGGAACAGTGATTGCGTCTCCCGTTTGGGCAGAACAACCCCTTTCTGTTGTCTATCCCCCACCCAACCATAAAACAACAGCCGATCGCATCTTTTTTATTGGCACAGCACCCCCATCAGGAGAGGTGCTAGTGAATGGTAAAGCGATCGCACGGAGTTCGGCAGGGCATTTTGCTCCCAGTTTCCCCTTACAACTGGGGGAGAACCAATTTACATTGCGCCATAAAAACCAGCAAGTCCAAATCAACGTTACCCGGACATCGACACAAGCCACTCTACCCACCGGTTTAGAGTTTGCCAAAGATTCCCTCACACCTGCCGTGGATATTTCCACAATGCCAGGAGAGTTGGTTTGTTTTGGCGCAGTCGCACCCGCCAACTCCACCGTCTCCGTTAAGCTAGCCAATCAAACTATTCCTTTACTGGCTCAATCCCCAGAGGTTGAACTTCCCCCCAATTCAGCCGCATTAACGCAAGCCAATCAACCCACTCCCGCAGGTGGGGGGGTAGGAAAATATCAGGGTTGTGCCACAGCCGAAGCACCTGCTGAGTTGGGTACACCCCAATTCCAGTTAACCCTCAACGGTCAAACCATATCCCAAACCGGTGCAGGAAAAATTTCCATACTATCTCCAGCCAAGCTAGAAGTCGCAGAAGTCATCGCTGATGCAGGCGTTGCCCGAACTGGCCCAAGTACCGACCATTCTCGCCTGACACCCCTGCCTAAAGGGACGAGGGCAACCGTTAGCGGACGAGAAGGAGAGTGGGTAAGACTCGATTATGGCGCTTGGATTAAAGCCTCAGAAGTGCGTGTTGTTCCGGGTGCTGTCCCTGTGCGATCGCTCATTCGCAGTATCCGTTCTCGTCAACTTGAGGGTGCAACAGAAATCTACTTCCCCTTACAAGCGCCAGTCCCCATGAGCGTTCAGCAAGGCAGTAGCACCTTGACCCTCAATTTATACAACACGACAGCCCAAACCGATATCATTCGCCTTAATGATGACCCCCTAATTTCTCGCCTCGACTGGCAACAAACGGCACCCGGACAGGTGCAATATACCTTTAACCTCAAATCTTCCCAACAATGGGGTTACAGCCTGAGATACGAAGGAACAACCCTAGTATTATCTCTGCGTCACCCGCCCAAAGTCTCTTCCGGTCGAAAGCCCTTAACTGGAGTCAAAATTCTCCTCGATCCGGGACATGGTGGTGCTGAAAGCGGTGCACTTGGGCCAACCCGCTATCCAGAAAAAGCCGTTAACCTCGCCGTTTCTAAATTATTACAACAAGAGCTTGTGGCACGAGGGGCGACGGTGTATATGACGCGGGAAGAGGATAAGGATGTTTCACTCCAAGATCGGGTGGCAATGATTGACAAACTCAAACCTGCGATCGCAATTTCCGTTCATTACAATTCCCTACCCGATAACGGTGATGCTGAGAAGACTCAGGGAATCGGCACCTTTTGGTACAACACCCAAGCTCACAGCCTTGCCGTATTTTTGCACAACTATCTCGTGAAAAAACTGGAGCGTCCTTCTTATGGAGTGTTTTGGGACAACTTAGCACTCACTCGTCCGGCAACAACTCCATCCGTACTACTGGAATTGGGATTTATGAGCAGTCCAGTAGAATTTGAATGGGTTACAAATCCCAAGGAACAACCTAAATTAGCCCGTGCGATCGCCGATGGTATAACTGAATGGTTTTTCTCTAGAAAATGA
- a CDS encoding TIGR00300 family protein, translated as MTDSIRFLMCSPQHYDVDYVINPWMEGNIHKSSRDRAVEQWQKLHYALKDRALVDLVEPQPGWPDMVFTANAGLVLGKTVVLSRFLHKERQGEEPYFKQWFESQGYTVHELPKDLPFEGAGDALLDREGRWLWAGYGFRSELDSHPYLAKWLDIEVVSLRLADERFYHLDTCFCPLTGGYLLYYPPAFDAYSNRLIEMRVAPEKRIALEEPDAVNFACNAVNIDQVVVMNKASEDLKKRLTALGFEVVETPLTEFLKAGGAAKCLTLRVTEPVRTEVHANTAVESRVVRMEGHLLDSGLISRALDLIVENGGSFQVLNFNLGEQRQSTSSAEVRVSAPSHDLMEEMMTLLIDLGAVTPPQEVCDTNLEPVIQDGVAPDDFYVTTIYPTEVRVNGKWIKVHNQRMDGAIAVTHTSDGSVAHCKLLRDLKVGEHVIVGVEGIRTVRKTESREQRNTQEFSFMASGVSSERRVELVVEQIAWELRQLRDRGGKVVVTAGPVVIHTGGSQHLARLIREGYVQALLGGNAIAVHDIEQSLMGTSLGVDMKRGVPVRGGHRHHLKVINLIRRCGNIAAAVEQGILTKGVMYECINNNVPFALAGSIRDDGPLPDTEMDLIKAQTEYAKQLEGADMILMLSSMLHSIGVGNMTPAGVKMVCVDINPSVVTKLSDRGSVESVGVVTDVGLFLSLLVQQLDKLTSPYQAMV; from the coding sequence ATGACTGATTCGATTCGCTTTCTCATGTGCTCCCCCCAACACTACGACGTGGATTATGTGATTAATCCATGGATGGAGGGCAATATACACAAGTCTTCGCGCGATCGCGCTGTTGAACAGTGGCAAAAGCTTCATTATGCCCTGAAAGACCGTGCACTCGTCGATCTGGTTGAACCTCAACCCGGTTGGCCGGATATGGTATTTACAGCCAATGCCGGTTTAGTTTTGGGTAAGACGGTAGTCCTCAGCCGCTTCCTCCACAAAGAGCGTCAGGGTGAGGAACCTTACTTTAAACAGTGGTTTGAAAGCCAAGGTTACACTGTCCATGAACTCCCGAAAGACCTCCCCTTTGAAGGGGCGGGGGATGCGTTACTCGACCGAGAAGGGCGCTGGCTATGGGCGGGTTATGGCTTCCGTTCCGAACTCGACTCCCACCCTTACCTAGCCAAATGGCTCGACATCGAAGTGGTATCGCTACGGTTAGCCGATGAACGGTTCTATCACCTCGATACCTGCTTCTGTCCCCTCACGGGTGGGTATTTACTCTACTACCCCCCCGCCTTCGACGCCTACTCCAACCGCTTGATTGAAATGCGGGTGGCACCTGAAAAACGGATTGCCTTGGAGGAGCCAGATGCGGTGAACTTCGCCTGCAATGCGGTGAATATCGACCAAGTGGTGGTGATGAATAAAGCCAGTGAGGACTTGAAAAAGCGTCTCACCGCCCTTGGATTTGAAGTCGTTGAAACACCCCTCACCGAATTTTTGAAAGCAGGTGGTGCAGCGAAGTGCCTGACGCTGCGAGTTACTGAACCGGTTCGCACCGAAGTCCATGCCAATACAGCCGTGGAAAGCCGCGTCGTGCGGATGGAGGGACATTTACTCGATTCTGGCCTGATCAGCAGGGCGCTGGATTTGATTGTAGAAAATGGGGGCAGTTTCCAAGTTCTCAACTTCAATCTGGGAGAACAGCGGCAAAGTACCTCCAGTGCAGAGGTCAGGGTATCGGCTCCTTCCCATGATTTGATGGAAGAGATGATGACCCTGCTGATCGATTTGGGTGCAGTGACTCCGCCCCAAGAGGTGTGTGATACGAATCTGGAACCTGTGATCCAAGATGGTGTGGCTCCGGATGATTTTTATGTCACGACGATCTATCCGACAGAAGTGCGGGTTAATGGGAAGTGGATTAAGGTACACAATCAGCGCATGGATGGCGCGATCGCCGTTACCCATACCTCCGACGGCTCAGTGGCTCACTGCAAACTGTTGCGGGATTTAAAAGTGGGTGAACATGTGATTGTCGGGGTGGAAGGGATTCGCACAGTACGCAAGACGGAATCTCGCGAACAGCGCAACACCCAGGAATTTAGCTTTATGGCGTCCGGTGTTTCCAGCGAACGTCGGGTGGAATTGGTGGTTGAGCAAATTGCTTGGGAATTGCGTCAACTGCGCGATCGGGGTGGTAAGGTCGTTGTAACAGCCGGGCCGGTGGTGATTCATACGGGTGGAAGTCAGCACCTAGCGCGTCTGATTCGGGAAGGTTATGTGCAGGCGCTTTTGGGAGGAAATGCGATCGCAGTTCACGACATTGAGCAATCCCTGATGGGAACCTCTCTCGGCGTGGATATGAAACGCGGAGTTCCGGTTCGAGGTGGACATCGGCACCATCTGAAAGTGATTAACCTAATCCGTCGCTGTGGCAATATTGCCGCCGCCGTAGAACAGGGGATATTGACAAAAGGCGTGATGTATGAATGTATAAACAACAATGTGCCCTTCGCTCTCGCCGGTTCGATCCGCGATGATGGCCCCCTGCCGGATACCGAGATGGATTTAATTAAAGCTCAAACCGAGTATGCCAAGCAGTTGGAAGGGGCAGACATGATTTTGATGCTCTCCAGTATGCTGCACTCGATTGGTGTGGGAAATATGACGCCTGCGGGCGTGAAGATGGTGTGTGTGGATATCAACCCATCGGTGGTCACAAAATTGAGCGATCGCGGTTCTGTGGAATCCGTCGGCGTCGTCACAGATGTCGGCTTATTCCTCAGTCTGTTGGTACAGCAACTCGATAAATTGACGAGTCCTTATCAGGCCATGGTCTAG
- a CDS encoding peptidoglycan-binding protein, with translation MNLYEFSNKKLEYSIDAISADLELAKHIQDVLIWLKLLNPPSDGKFGPISAAALKEFQKIMKCEEDHFLGPKTAKALVSTKPEDLPKPALKLDNDLPSRIIKYMQKKGYPFSTGAGEYNIIYVEGMDADGTPNSDQPNYFNDRRFVIEIVNGKPKIVGNWEATTEPGLYYTYNPINKGKGAARIAFGQYKSWKVGTHYGGGADPHEALVQAAPITVHRDFNKDLKRTGDKLDTGFFDVNQHWGFDLPRNNISFASAGCLVGRTRDGHREFMKLIKQDKRYQMNKDYLFLTTIIPGNELEK, from the coding sequence ATGAACCTTTACGAATTCTCTAACAAAAAGCTTGAATACAGTATAGACGCGATCTCAGCAGATCTAGAATTAGCGAAACATATTCAAGATGTTTTAATTTGGCTGAAACTCCTCAATCCTCCATCGGATGGCAAGTTTGGTCCCATTTCTGCTGCTGCACTCAAAGAGTTTCAGAAAATCATGAAGTGCGAAGAAGACCACTTCTTAGGACCCAAGACGGCTAAAGCATTGGTTTCAACCAAACCCGAAGACCTGCCGAAGCCCGCTCTTAAACTCGACAATGACTTACCTAGCCGCATCATTAAGTACATGCAGAAAAAGGGCTACCCATTTTCCACCGGAGCTGGAGAGTACAACATCATTTATGTGGAGGGAATGGACGCCGATGGCACCCCTAATTCCGATCAGCCTAACTACTTTAACGACCGTCGGTTCGTGATCGAAATTGTCAATGGAAAACCGAAAATAGTCGGCAACTGGGAAGCCACAACTGAACCGGGTTTGTATTATACTTACAATCCGATTAACAAAGGCAAAGGTGCTGCCCGGATTGCATTTGGACAATATAAATCTTGGAAAGTAGGTACTCATTACGGCGGCGGTGCAGACCCCCACGAAGCTTTAGTTCAAGCCGCCCCAATCACGGTACATAGGGATTTTAACAAAGACCTAAAACGCACAGGCGATAAGCTCGATACGGGCTTCTTCGATGTTAATCAGCACTGGGGGTTTGACTTACCCCGCAACAACATTAGCTTTGCTAGCGCTGGCTGTCTGGTGGGACGCACTCGCGACGGTCATCGGGAATTCATGAAGCTAATCAAGCAGGACAAGCGTTACCAAATGAATAAAGACTACCTCTTCCTGACGACCATTATTCCAGGCAATGAGTTAGAAAAATAA